Proteins from one Mastacembelus armatus chromosome 16, fMasArm1.2, whole genome shotgun sequence genomic window:
- the zhx2a gene encoding zinc fingers and homeoboxes protein 2a isoform X1: MSSRRKTSTPCMIRPEQTMVELDDEAEESQDMETTSENHTLEGPMETDLSTDTEPSMDSHHPFPTVDPLGKATDPTTAPEKPATEPPDLSKPQRRQQGGYECKYCPFSTQNLNTFKEHVDANHPNVILNPLYLCAVCNFNTKKFDTLTEHNETCHPGESNFKFKRIKMNNQTILEQTIEGCSNNAVIYNTSSAISGKGDELGPLPPSKPTAIKIGKPKIIPSDNKRTDSQLGKMTQDLVKKPITAVNVNGTVIIPESTLLKADGLSHIMPSLQRPLNYTQVPKIAVPLNTTKYNPSLDDNLTLISSFNKFPYPTQAELSWLTAASKHPEEQIKVWFTTQRLKQGISWSPEEVEEARKKMFNGTISSVPQTFTVVAPQLNSQSSTNPSAVTAVSKPLQPAASVLQSLPCQLLGQTSLVLTPVANGSTVTCAPLALTVANQVAQSLKRPLASPVIATESKRPSIIQTISAPMASSKLASPKVLSFTVDPNKTAEQLSVLRSSYTHCPFPEEDEIYRLIETTGLSRGEIKKWFSEQRLLNLKGVPPPPVPVKAEVTPAPKDGPVKKAVPSHFPLLERVKGKSSEQLKALEESFQRSSSPTEAELDQLAQETRLSKTEVDCWFSERRALRDNMEKALLTISSKNTEDRIDRPRVLLNGASHREQDGKPPRSSPHPPVLSSSSSSSSSPPVLAASSPHPPTLSSSASPPILTSSSSSSPHPPILSASTSPAPITSRSLTLLREMFSRTQWPSPEEYSQLEVQTTLGRTDIVRWFKDHRSALKNGETLEWMEGFQNQNLAEQLKAGQEQNGQSPEKSQNVSMEVKAVKVGGTLEADGENTTTPEPSKLSDQDKVQWLNDRLAHSVTDLSRTRPDQTSSSSADKGRWVKVTVAVGEDSEGAVERQILATDSDVLTSQVTG; encoded by the exons ATGTCCAGTCGACGGAAGACTTCTACTCCCTGTATGATCCGACCAGAGCAGACCATGGTGGAGCTGGATGATGAGGCAGAAGAATCGCAGGACATGGAG ACAACAAGTGAGAACCATACTCTCGAGGGGCCTATGGAGACAGATCTCTCAACAGACACAGAGCCATCTATGGACTCACATCATCCCTTCCCTACAGTGGATCCATTAGGCAAAGCAACAGATCCCACCACAGCTCCAGAAAAACCAGCAACAGAGCCACCAGACCTTTCTAAGCCTCAGCGGAGGCAGCAAGGTGGCTATGAGTGCAAATACTGCCCCTTCTCCACACAGAACCTAAACACTTTCAAAGAACACGTAGATGCCAACCATCCTAACGTCATCCTCAACCCTCTGTATCTGTGTGCTGTCTGCAACTTTAACACAAAGAAGTTTGACACCCTGACAGAACACAATGAGACGTGTCACCCAGGGGAGAGCAACTTCAAGTTCAAACGTATCAAAATGAACAACCAGACAATCTTAGAACAGACAATTGAGGGGTGCAGTAACAATGCAGTCATTTACAACACTTCAAGCGCCATTTCTGGCAAAGGGGACGAATTAGGCCCTCTGCCACCAAGCAAACCCACAGCAATCAAGATTGGCAAACCAAAAATTATTCCATCAGATAATAAACGGACAGACTCTCAGCTGGGTAAAATGACACAAGACCTGGTCAAGAAACCAATCACAGCAGTCAACGTGAACGGGACAGTCATCATCCCTGAGTCAACTCTCCTCAAAGCTGATGGCCTTTCTCACATCATGCCTTCCCTACAGCGGCCTTTAAACTATACCCAG GTTCCTAAGATCGCAGTGCCCCTCAATACAACCAAATACAACCCTTCGCTGGATGACAACCTGACCCTGATCTCTTCCTTCAACAAATTCCCCTACCCAACACAGGCTGAACTCTCCTGGCTCACTGCAGCCTCAAAACACCCAGAGGAGCAAATCAAAGTCTGGTTCACCACACAGAGGCTCAAACAGGGCATTAGCTGGTCACCTGAGGAG gtggaagaagcaAGGAAGAAAATGTTCAACGGTACCATCTCCTCTGTGCCTCAGACCTTCACCGTGGTTGCTCCTCAGCTTAACTCCCAGTCATCCACCAACCCATCTGCTGTCACTGCAGTCTCCAAACCCCTGCAACCAGCAGCTTCTGTCCTCCAGTCCCTCCCTTGTCAGCTCCTGGGGCAGACCAGCCTGGTGCTGACTCCTGTTGCTAACGGCTCTACTGTGACTTGTGCACCACTGGCACTCACAGTGGCTAACCAG GTAGCACAGTCCCTCAAGCGACCCCTGGCCTCTCCTGTGATCGCCACAGAGAGTAAACGACCATCCATCATTCAGACCATCTCAGCGCCCATGGCCTCATCCAAGCTGGCATCACCCAAAGTGCTGAGTTTTACAGTTGACCCCAATAAAACAGCCGAGCAGTTGTCGGTACTGAGGTCCAGCTACACACATTGTCCTTTTCCTGAAGAAGATGAG ATCTACAGACTGATAGAGACCACCGGGCTGTCCAGAGGAGAGATAAAGAAGTGGTTTAGTGAACAGAGGCTCCTTAATCTTAAAG GCGTCCCTCCACCTCCAGTGCCGGTAAAAGCAGAGGTGACCCCAGCACCAAAAGATGGTCCTGTAAAGAAAGCGGTTCCCAGCCATTTTCCCCTGTTGGAGAGAGTGAAGGGAAAGTCTTCAGAGCAGCTGAAGGCACTGGAGGAGAGTTTCCAGAGAAGCAGCTCGCCAACTGAGGCAGAGCTAG ACCAGCTGGCCCAGGAGACCAGGCTGTCCAAAACAGAGGTGGACTGCTGGTTTTCAGAGCGCAGGGCACTGAGGGACAACATGGAGAAGGCTTTACTCACCATATCCTCCAAGAACACAGAGGATAGAATAGACCGGCCCAGAGTGCTGCTGAATGGAGCATCTCATCGAGAGCAGGATGGGAAACCTCCACGCTCCTCTCCTCACCCACCTGTGctatcctcttcctcctcctcctcctcctcccctcctgtgCTCGCGGCCTCCTCCCCTCACCCACCAACCCTGTCCTCATCAGCGTCTCCTCCCATCCTTACTTCGTCGTCATCCTCGTCTCCCCATCCTCCCATCCTGTCAGCCTCAACCAGCCCAGCTCCCATCACAAGTCGTTCGCTCACTCTGCTCCGAGAG ATGTTCTCTCGGACCCAGTGGCCATCTCCTGAAGAGTATAGCCAGCTGGAGGTCCAAACAACCCTGGGCCGCACCGACATCGTCCGCTGGTTCAAGGACCACCGCTCGGCACTGAAGAATGGTGAAACTCTGGAGTGGATGGAGGGCTTCCAAAACCAAAACCTTGCTGAGCAGCTGAAAGCTGGCCAGGAACAGAACGGGCAGAGTCCTGAGAAAAGCCAGAATGTTTCCATGGAAGTCAAGGCTGTGAAAG TTGGTGGTACACTGGAGGCAGACGGTGAGAACACAACAACTCCAGAGCCCTCCAAGCTGTCTGATCAAGACAAAGTCCAGTGGTTGAATGACAGATTAGCCCACAGTGTGACGGACCTGAGCCGGACCAGACCGGACCAGACCAGCTCTAGCTCTGCTGACAAAGGGAG GTGGGTAAAGGTGACGGTGGCTGTGGGGGAGGATAGTGAAGGAGCTGTGGAAAGACAGATCCTGGCAACAGACTCTGATGTTTTGACCTCACAGGTCACAGGCTGA
- the zhx2a gene encoding zinc fingers and homeoboxes protein 2a isoform X2 yields MSSRRKTSTPCMIRPEQTMVELDDEAEESQDMETSENHTLEGPMETDLSTDTEPSMDSHHPFPTVDPLGKATDPTTAPEKPATEPPDLSKPQRRQQGGYECKYCPFSTQNLNTFKEHVDANHPNVILNPLYLCAVCNFNTKKFDTLTEHNETCHPGESNFKFKRIKMNNQTILEQTIEGCSNNAVIYNTSSAISGKGDELGPLPPSKPTAIKIGKPKIIPSDNKRTDSQLGKMTQDLVKKPITAVNVNGTVIIPESTLLKADGLSHIMPSLQRPLNYTQVPKIAVPLNTTKYNPSLDDNLTLISSFNKFPYPTQAELSWLTAASKHPEEQIKVWFTTQRLKQGISWSPEEVEEARKKMFNGTISSVPQTFTVVAPQLNSQSSTNPSAVTAVSKPLQPAASVLQSLPCQLLGQTSLVLTPVANGSTVTCAPLALTVANQVAQSLKRPLASPVIATESKRPSIIQTISAPMASSKLASPKVLSFTVDPNKTAEQLSVLRSSYTHCPFPEEDEIYRLIETTGLSRGEIKKWFSEQRLLNLKGVPPPPVPVKAEVTPAPKDGPVKKAVPSHFPLLERVKGKSSEQLKALEESFQRSSSPTEAELDQLAQETRLSKTEVDCWFSERRALRDNMEKALLTISSKNTEDRIDRPRVLLNGASHREQDGKPPRSSPHPPVLSSSSSSSSSPPVLAASSPHPPTLSSSASPPILTSSSSSSPHPPILSASTSPAPITSRSLTLLREMFSRTQWPSPEEYSQLEVQTTLGRTDIVRWFKDHRSALKNGETLEWMEGFQNQNLAEQLKAGQEQNGQSPEKSQNVSMEVKAVKVGGTLEADGENTTTPEPSKLSDQDKVQWLNDRLAHSVTDLSRTRPDQTSSSSADKGRWVKVTVAVGEDSEGAVERQILATDSDVLTSQVTG; encoded by the exons ATGTCCAGTCGACGGAAGACTTCTACTCCCTGTATGATCCGACCAGAGCAGACCATGGTGGAGCTGGATGATGAGGCAGAAGAATCGCAGGACATGGAG ACAAGTGAGAACCATACTCTCGAGGGGCCTATGGAGACAGATCTCTCAACAGACACAGAGCCATCTATGGACTCACATCATCCCTTCCCTACAGTGGATCCATTAGGCAAAGCAACAGATCCCACCACAGCTCCAGAAAAACCAGCAACAGAGCCACCAGACCTTTCTAAGCCTCAGCGGAGGCAGCAAGGTGGCTATGAGTGCAAATACTGCCCCTTCTCCACACAGAACCTAAACACTTTCAAAGAACACGTAGATGCCAACCATCCTAACGTCATCCTCAACCCTCTGTATCTGTGTGCTGTCTGCAACTTTAACACAAAGAAGTTTGACACCCTGACAGAACACAATGAGACGTGTCACCCAGGGGAGAGCAACTTCAAGTTCAAACGTATCAAAATGAACAACCAGACAATCTTAGAACAGACAATTGAGGGGTGCAGTAACAATGCAGTCATTTACAACACTTCAAGCGCCATTTCTGGCAAAGGGGACGAATTAGGCCCTCTGCCACCAAGCAAACCCACAGCAATCAAGATTGGCAAACCAAAAATTATTCCATCAGATAATAAACGGACAGACTCTCAGCTGGGTAAAATGACACAAGACCTGGTCAAGAAACCAATCACAGCAGTCAACGTGAACGGGACAGTCATCATCCCTGAGTCAACTCTCCTCAAAGCTGATGGCCTTTCTCACATCATGCCTTCCCTACAGCGGCCTTTAAACTATACCCAG GTTCCTAAGATCGCAGTGCCCCTCAATACAACCAAATACAACCCTTCGCTGGATGACAACCTGACCCTGATCTCTTCCTTCAACAAATTCCCCTACCCAACACAGGCTGAACTCTCCTGGCTCACTGCAGCCTCAAAACACCCAGAGGAGCAAATCAAAGTCTGGTTCACCACACAGAGGCTCAAACAGGGCATTAGCTGGTCACCTGAGGAG gtggaagaagcaAGGAAGAAAATGTTCAACGGTACCATCTCCTCTGTGCCTCAGACCTTCACCGTGGTTGCTCCTCAGCTTAACTCCCAGTCATCCACCAACCCATCTGCTGTCACTGCAGTCTCCAAACCCCTGCAACCAGCAGCTTCTGTCCTCCAGTCCCTCCCTTGTCAGCTCCTGGGGCAGACCAGCCTGGTGCTGACTCCTGTTGCTAACGGCTCTACTGTGACTTGTGCACCACTGGCACTCACAGTGGCTAACCAG GTAGCACAGTCCCTCAAGCGACCCCTGGCCTCTCCTGTGATCGCCACAGAGAGTAAACGACCATCCATCATTCAGACCATCTCAGCGCCCATGGCCTCATCCAAGCTGGCATCACCCAAAGTGCTGAGTTTTACAGTTGACCCCAATAAAACAGCCGAGCAGTTGTCGGTACTGAGGTCCAGCTACACACATTGTCCTTTTCCTGAAGAAGATGAG ATCTACAGACTGATAGAGACCACCGGGCTGTCCAGAGGAGAGATAAAGAAGTGGTTTAGTGAACAGAGGCTCCTTAATCTTAAAG GCGTCCCTCCACCTCCAGTGCCGGTAAAAGCAGAGGTGACCCCAGCACCAAAAGATGGTCCTGTAAAGAAAGCGGTTCCCAGCCATTTTCCCCTGTTGGAGAGAGTGAAGGGAAAGTCTTCAGAGCAGCTGAAGGCACTGGAGGAGAGTTTCCAGAGAAGCAGCTCGCCAACTGAGGCAGAGCTAG ACCAGCTGGCCCAGGAGACCAGGCTGTCCAAAACAGAGGTGGACTGCTGGTTTTCAGAGCGCAGGGCACTGAGGGACAACATGGAGAAGGCTTTACTCACCATATCCTCCAAGAACACAGAGGATAGAATAGACCGGCCCAGAGTGCTGCTGAATGGAGCATCTCATCGAGAGCAGGATGGGAAACCTCCACGCTCCTCTCCTCACCCACCTGTGctatcctcttcctcctcctcctcctcctcccctcctgtgCTCGCGGCCTCCTCCCCTCACCCACCAACCCTGTCCTCATCAGCGTCTCCTCCCATCCTTACTTCGTCGTCATCCTCGTCTCCCCATCCTCCCATCCTGTCAGCCTCAACCAGCCCAGCTCCCATCACAAGTCGTTCGCTCACTCTGCTCCGAGAG ATGTTCTCTCGGACCCAGTGGCCATCTCCTGAAGAGTATAGCCAGCTGGAGGTCCAAACAACCCTGGGCCGCACCGACATCGTCCGCTGGTTCAAGGACCACCGCTCGGCACTGAAGAATGGTGAAACTCTGGAGTGGATGGAGGGCTTCCAAAACCAAAACCTTGCTGAGCAGCTGAAAGCTGGCCAGGAACAGAACGGGCAGAGTCCTGAGAAAAGCCAGAATGTTTCCATGGAAGTCAAGGCTGTGAAAG TTGGTGGTACACTGGAGGCAGACGGTGAGAACACAACAACTCCAGAGCCCTCCAAGCTGTCTGATCAAGACAAAGTCCAGTGGTTGAATGACAGATTAGCCCACAGTGTGACGGACCTGAGCCGGACCAGACCGGACCAGACCAGCTCTAGCTCTGCTGACAAAGGGAG GTGGGTAAAGGTGACGGTGGCTGTGGGGGAGGATAGTGAAGGAGCTGTGGAAAGACAGATCCTGGCAACAGACTCTGATGTTTTGACCTCACAGGTCACAGGCTGA